One Paraburkholderia sp. PREW-6R genomic region harbors:
- a CDS encoding linear amide C-N hydrolase, whose product MRRFVRSTLSGLCAAAALVAIPIDSPACTRVVYLGDNNDVITARSMDWKLDISTNLYILPRGIARNGEAGPNSLRWTARYGSVVATGYDVSTTDGMNEKGLAAELLWLVESQYPAFDKNSKPGLTIAAWAQYVLDNFATVSEAVAALEKEPFTIVTDNVPGEKRLATLHLAMSDATGDSAIVEYIAGKQVIHHGRQYQVMTNSPTFDEQLALNEYWGRIGGTAWLPGTNRSADRFARASFYINAIPKSEDPVVALASVFSVIRNVSVPFGITTPDEPNISSTRWRTVADHKRLLYFFESALTPNTFWVDLKKLDFSAGAPVKRLDLGKDQRNTFDGEVSRDFQPAPPFQFLGLSGG is encoded by the coding sequence ATGCGCCGCTTCGTCCGGTCAACCCTGTCGGGTCTTTGCGCCGCAGCGGCGCTAGTCGCCATTCCGATCGATTCGCCTGCCTGCACGCGGGTTGTCTACCTTGGTGACAATAACGACGTCATCACAGCCCGATCGATGGACTGGAAACTCGACATTTCGACCAATCTGTACATTCTTCCGCGTGGCATTGCCCGCAATGGCGAGGCGGGTCCGAATTCACTTAGATGGACCGCCCGATACGGTAGCGTGGTCGCGACCGGCTACGACGTCTCCACCACCGACGGCATGAATGAGAAAGGCCTGGCGGCGGAACTGCTCTGGCTCGTCGAATCGCAATATCCGGCCTTCGACAAAAACTCGAAGCCGGGACTGACCATTGCCGCGTGGGCGCAATACGTGCTGGACAATTTCGCAACGGTTTCAGAAGCGGTCGCCGCACTGGAGAAAGAGCCCTTCACCATTGTCACGGACAATGTCCCCGGAGAAAAGCGGCTCGCCACGCTGCACCTTGCCATGTCGGATGCTACCGGCGACAGCGCTATCGTCGAGTACATCGCCGGCAAGCAGGTCATCCACCACGGCAGGCAGTATCAGGTCATGACCAACTCGCCGACTTTCGACGAACAGCTTGCCCTCAACGAGTACTGGGGACGTATTGGTGGCACGGCCTGGTTGCCCGGTACAAACCGTTCCGCGGACAGATTCGCGCGCGCTTCGTTTTACATCAATGCCATTCCTAAAAGCGAAGACCCCGTCGTCGCCCTTGCCAGCGTATTCAGTGTGATCCGCAATGTGTCCGTGCCGTTCGGCATTACCACTCCGGACGAGCCGAACATCTCGTCCACCCGCTGGCGCACCGTGGCCGATCACAAGCGCCTGCTTTACTTCTTTGAATCGGCGTTGACACCTAATACGTTCTGGGTCGATCTGAAGAAGCTTGATTTCTCGGCAGGCGCACCCGTCAAACGTCTCGACCTCGGCAAGGACCAGCGCAATACGTTCGACGGCGAAGTGTCCAGAGACTTCCAGCCTGCGCCGCCGTTTCAATTCCTCGGTCTGAGCGGCGGGTAA
- a CDS encoding aldo/keto reductase: MLLRVTDAGELRGDMLYRTLGRTGEKVSAIGLGGSHIGKPPVDAQMAVKLIHAALDRGINFLDNSWDYNGGQSELRMGAALSQGGYRNKAFLMTKIDGRTRTSAQQQLDESLQRMKVDHIDLVQFHEILRFDDPDRIFAKDGALEALVAAKKAGKVRYIGFTGHKDPRVHLYMLATAEKYGFHFDTVQMPLNVMDAHFRSFGHLVLPELVRQQIGVLGMKTFGDSVILKSGVPLSPVDMLHFSLNMPTSVVITGIDNQKVLDQAFEATRTFRPMSVDQVAEMADKTRLFALEGKYELFKTSSYFDTTAKHPDFLGGLTPGVEDLAPGPAT, translated from the coding sequence ATGCTGCTGCGCGTGACGGATGCCGGCGAACTGCGTGGCGATATGCTGTACCGGACGCTCGGGCGCACCGGCGAGAAGGTGTCGGCCATCGGCCTTGGCGGCTCGCACATCGGCAAGCCTCCGGTCGATGCGCAAATGGCCGTCAAGCTGATTCATGCCGCGCTGGACCGTGGCATCAATTTTCTGGACAACTCGTGGGACTACAACGGCGGTCAGAGTGAGCTACGCATGGGCGCCGCATTGTCGCAAGGCGGGTATCGCAACAAGGCGTTCCTGATGACGAAAATCGACGGCCGCACCCGCACGTCGGCGCAGCAGCAACTCGACGAATCGTTGCAAAGGATGAAAGTCGATCACATCGACCTCGTGCAGTTTCATGAAATACTGCGCTTCGACGACCCTGACCGCATTTTTGCCAAAGACGGTGCGCTCGAAGCACTGGTAGCCGCGAAAAAGGCAGGCAAGGTGCGCTACATCGGCTTCACGGGACACAAAGATCCACGCGTGCATTTGTACATGCTGGCGACCGCCGAGAAATACGGGTTCCACTTCGACACCGTGCAGATGCCACTGAATGTCATGGACGCGCACTTTCGCAGTTTCGGCCATCTGGTGCTGCCTGAACTCGTGAGGCAACAGATCGGCGTGCTCGGCATGAAGACGTTCGGCGACAGCGTCATACTGAAGAGCGGCGTTCCGCTTTCACCGGTGGATATGCTGCATTTCTCGCTTAACATGCCGACGTCGGTGGTGATTACCGGAATCGACAATCAGAAGGTGCTCGACCAGGCATTCGAGGCGACCCGAACCTTCCGGCCCATGTCTGTCGACCAGGTTGCTGAGATGGCGGACAAGACCCGGCTATTCGCGTTGGAGGGCAAATACGAATTATTCAAGACGTCCAGCTACTTCGACACCACCGCCAAACATCCGGACTTTCTCGGCGGCCTGACGCCGGGCGTCGAGGACCTGGCGCCAGGCCCGGCAACGTGA
- a CDS encoding molybdopterin cofactor-binding domain-containing protein — translation MRYDKEARISARGAARREFIRKSSALLAAGLAIGFQLPEALARSGNQGGDPEPAPGEFEPNAWVRVLPDDTIKLVVHKHDSGTGTRTALAAVVAEELDVDPFRVDVITPENPFYGDYIHPLWKVFSTGGSTSVSLEYDRLRRAGATARTMLIAAAAEQWNVAAASCRTEDGFVIEKASGRRASYGSLAQVAAHMSAPETVALKEPSQFKYIGKLQKKRGAAEKARGAFVYSIDVSLPGMQVAVITRAPVVNARVRSVDAKAALAVPGVRQVLQIPGRPDILGGNQAGVAVLADDYWSAHKGQAALHVEWEDSPFETFDSNRLAAQQAAWLDDPAAHVVPTIERGDAVTAWPHGARVIEASYSMPYKASNPLEPVNVTAWATNGGIEYWGGLQVPSTVLEAAEVIGGVPANRVVMHEFVSGGSFGSRESKYWLFEVTWLALNVGKPVKLMNSREDEMRALFYHSASYHRGKAVLDTRGNLATLQLRAVMPASPEQWEPGYFDRPDRMDYSTTEAISKYEFAYDAPHVDIGWVRHETGVPTGWYRAVSYIPNVFAVESFMDEAAHAGHRDPVDFRLAHMKDPRHQAVLREAAKRAGWGSALPAGTALGVATNQAYGSYVAVVARAAHRGDGVVIEKLTCVADCGLAVSPGGVEEQLYGGLMWGLGHATADRIDIRHGQVEQKNFETYRVMRMTDMPEVDIVIVQGDTSKPGGVGELSSPSVAPAVANAVFRLTGKRLRDTPFDLARMRAKAVNAVNHDDAETSANLDAPDGPDI, via the coding sequence ATGCGCTACGACAAGGAAGCACGGATCAGCGCTCGCGGTGCGGCGCGCCGTGAATTCATCAGGAAAAGTTCGGCACTGTTGGCCGCCGGTCTCGCGATCGGCTTTCAGTTGCCGGAAGCGCTCGCCAGAAGCGGGAATCAAGGCGGCGATCCCGAACCCGCGCCCGGCGAGTTTGAACCGAACGCCTGGGTGCGGGTGTTGCCGGACGATACGATCAAACTGGTCGTCCATAAACACGATTCCGGAACCGGCACACGCACCGCGCTTGCGGCTGTCGTCGCGGAAGAACTGGACGTCGATCCGTTTCGCGTCGATGTGATCACGCCGGAGAATCCGTTCTACGGCGATTACATTCATCCGCTGTGGAAGGTGTTTTCGACAGGTGGTAGTACGAGCGTGTCTTTGGAATACGACCGCTTGCGGCGCGCGGGTGCGACGGCGCGCACGATGTTGATCGCGGCGGCCGCGGAACAATGGAACGTTGCAGCGGCGTCATGCCGGACCGAAGATGGTTTCGTGATCGAGAAGGCGAGTGGTCGGCGTGCGAGCTATGGTTCGCTTGCGCAGGTCGCCGCGCACATGTCCGCGCCTGAAACTGTGGCGTTGAAGGAGCCTTCGCAGTTCAAATACATCGGCAAACTGCAGAAGAAGCGGGGCGCAGCGGAGAAGGCGAGGGGTGCGTTTGTCTACAGCATCGACGTGTCGTTGCCGGGAATGCAGGTGGCGGTCATTACACGCGCTCCTGTCGTCAATGCACGTGTGCGCAGTGTGGATGCCAAAGCCGCGCTGGCGGTGCCGGGTGTGCGCCAGGTTTTACAGATTCCTGGGCGTCCTGACATTCTCGGCGGCAATCAGGCGGGGGTGGCGGTGCTAGCCGATGACTACTGGTCGGCGCACAAGGGGCAGGCCGCGCTGCATGTGGAATGGGAAGATAGTCCGTTCGAGACTTTCGATAGCAACAGGCTCGCCGCGCAGCAGGCGGCGTGGCTCGACGATCCCGCAGCGCACGTCGTGCCCACCATTGAGCGTGGCGATGCAGTCACGGCATGGCCGCATGGCGCGCGCGTTATCGAGGCTTCTTATTCGATGCCCTATAAGGCATCGAATCCGCTCGAGCCCGTGAACGTCACTGCGTGGGCAACAAACGGCGGGATCGAGTACTGGGGTGGACTGCAGGTGCCGTCGACCGTACTGGAAGCGGCTGAAGTCATTGGCGGCGTGCCGGCAAATCGTGTGGTCATGCACGAGTTTGTTTCAGGCGGCAGCTTTGGTTCGCGTGAGTCGAAGTACTGGTTATTTGAAGTGACGTGGCTCGCGTTAAACGTGGGGAAGCCGGTCAAGCTGATGAATAGCCGGGAAGATGAAATGCGCGCGCTCTTCTATCACTCGGCCAGTTATCACCGCGGCAAGGCGGTACTCGACACGCGCGGCAACCTGGCGACGTTGCAGTTACGCGCGGTGATGCCCGCTTCGCCGGAACAGTGGGAGCCGGGATACTTCGATCGTCCGGATCGAATGGATTACAGTACGACCGAAGCGATCAGCAAGTATGAGTTCGCCTATGATGCGCCGCACGTGGACATCGGCTGGGTGCGCCATGAGACCGGCGTGCCGACGGGGTGGTATCGCGCGGTGAGCTACATCCCGAACGTATTCGCTGTCGAGTCGTTCATGGATGAGGCGGCGCATGCGGGGCATCGCGACCCGGTCGATTTCAGGCTTGCGCATATGAAAGACCCGAGGCACCAGGCAGTGTTGCGGGAGGCCGCAAAGCGTGCAGGATGGGGAAGTGCGTTGCCGGCCGGGACTGCTTTAGGCGTCGCGACCAATCAGGCTTATGGCAGTTACGTTGCGGTGGTCGCGCGGGCCGCTCATCGAGGTGATGGCGTCGTGATCGAGAAGCTGACCTGTGTCGCGGATTGCGGTCTGGCTGTTTCGCCTGGCGGGGTCGAGGAGCAGCTATACGGAGGGTTGATGTGGGGCCTCGGACATGCGACGGCGGATCGGATCGATATCCGGCATGGACAGGTCGAGCAGAAGAACTTCGAGACGTACCGGGTGATGCGCATGACCGACATGCCGGAGGTCGATATTGTGATCGTGCAAGGGGATACGTCGAAGCCGGGTGGCGTTGGGGAGTTGTCGAGTCCATCGGTTGCGCCGGCGGTGGCGAATGCGGTGTTCCGGCTCACCGGGAAACGGCTGCGGGACACACCGTTTGATCTGGCGAGGATGCGCGCAAAAGCGGTCAACGCGGTGAATCATGACGATGCTGAAACGTCTGCGAACCTGGATGCGCCTGATGGACCGGATATTTGA
- a CDS encoding LarC family nickel insertion protein — translation MRIHLDLIGGMAGDMFIAALLDALPDRRDAVLAAIRQAFPTQSVRCEIETFNDSVLTGSRFHVEQTDVATGSQSSQQPRHHTHDHDHDHEAFHGDHTHSHGHEALHNDHTHWRDIRTHLSARLTGNILRHAIGIFQLLAEAEGRVHGVPADAVQFHEVGAWDSIADIVGAACLIDSLDARWTVSAVPLGGGRVATAHGTMPVPAPATAHLLEGFVMLDDGIQGERITPTGAAILRYLCTAPDRHAAPTRSTMLASGIGFGTRKLPGISNCVRALVMDEAVSHSAAGSHRQLAVIEFEVDDQTAEDLAMGLTHLRAHPAIFDVVQTPVFGKKGRMATSVRLLASPTRIDEALEACFMETSTIGLRYHIVNGAALPRQMKDVMVDGERIRVKCVQRPGGNTAKAESDDVMTRQNHARRMQIRAQAALGAANEEEPE, via the coding sequence ATGCGAATTCATCTCGACCTGATTGGCGGTATGGCCGGCGACATGTTCATTGCAGCGTTACTGGATGCGCTGCCCGACCGACGCGACGCTGTGCTTGCTGCCATCCGACAGGCGTTCCCGACGCAATCCGTGCGCTGCGAAATCGAGACATTCAATGACAGCGTGCTGACCGGAAGTCGCTTCCATGTCGAACAGACCGACGTGGCGACCGGTAGCCAATCATCGCAACAACCCAGGCACCACACGCACGATCACGATCACGATCACGAAGCGTTTCATGGCGACCACACGCACAGTCACGGCCACGAAGCGCTTCACAACGACCACACGCACTGGCGCGATATCCGGACACACTTGTCCGCACGACTGACCGGCAACATTCTTCGTCACGCTATCGGCATATTCCAGTTGCTCGCGGAAGCCGAAGGCCGTGTGCACGGCGTGCCTGCCGACGCGGTTCAATTCCACGAGGTGGGCGCCTGGGACTCGATCGCGGATATCGTGGGCGCGGCATGTCTGATCGACTCGCTCGACGCACGCTGGACGGTCAGCGCCGTTCCGCTCGGCGGCGGCCGCGTAGCCACTGCTCACGGCACGATGCCGGTTCCCGCACCCGCCACCGCCCATCTGCTCGAAGGCTTCGTCATGCTTGACGATGGCATTCAGGGCGAGCGCATTACGCCAACCGGCGCGGCGATTCTGCGCTATCTATGCACCGCCCCGGATCGACACGCGGCCCCCACGCGGAGCACTATGCTTGCAAGCGGCATTGGCTTCGGCACGCGCAAGCTTCCGGGCATCAGCAACTGCGTGCGCGCACTCGTGATGGACGAAGCTGTGTCGCATTCGGCGGCTGGCAGTCACCGCCAGCTGGCAGTCATCGAATTCGAAGTCGACGATCAGACAGCAGAAGATCTGGCCATGGGCCTGACTCATCTGCGTGCCCATCCGGCGATATTTGACGTTGTCCAGACGCCGGTGTTCGGCAAGAAAGGCCGCATGGCGACGTCCGTGCGACTCCTCGCGTCACCTACCCGCATCGACGAAGCCCTCGAAGCCTGTTTCATGGAAACCAGTACGATCGGTCTGCGTTATCACATTGTGAACGGCGCGGCTCTACCCCGGCAGATGAAGGATGTGATGGTGGACGGTGAGCGAATTCGCGTGAAGTGTGTGCAGCGTCCAGGTGGCAACACCGCAAAGGCCGAGTCCGACGATGTGATGACGCGACAGAATCACGCGCGCCGGATGCAGATCCGCGCTCAGGCAGCGCTCGGCGCGGCCAATGAGGAGGAGCCCGAGTAA
- the larB gene encoding nickel pincer cofactor biosynthesis protein LarB has product MKSSEVNFDYERSARTGLDEVVFAAGKSVDQIAYIVEAAVARQVRLLITRLAPAQFEALPEAHRARLDYCAVSSTARLGATAPLTRAPRIALLAAGTSDIPVAREAERTLRYYGEAIELFADIGVAGLWRLTERIDAIRLYPVLIVVAGMDAALPTVVAGLTHSALIAVPTSVGYGVAAGGHTALNAILASCSPGIATVNIDNGFGAACAALRIVHMMDRAVAQVAIASGEASPLSEES; this is encoded by the coding sequence ATGAAAAGCAGCGAGGTCAACTTCGATTACGAACGCTCGGCGCGTACAGGCCTCGATGAAGTGGTCTTTGCAGCAGGCAAATCTGTTGATCAGATCGCGTATATCGTCGAGGCTGCCGTCGCGCGTCAGGTTCGCCTGTTGATCACGCGGCTCGCTCCTGCGCAGTTCGAAGCGTTGCCGGAAGCGCACCGCGCACGGCTCGACTATTGTGCGGTGTCGTCGACCGCGCGACTCGGCGCTACCGCGCCGCTCACACGCGCACCACGCATTGCGTTGCTGGCGGCGGGCACGTCGGACATTCCGGTCGCGCGTGAAGCGGAGCGAACGCTCCGCTATTACGGCGAGGCCATTGAGTTATTCGCCGATATCGGTGTTGCCGGGCTGTGGCGCTTGACGGAACGGATCGACGCAATCCGTCTATATCCAGTGCTGATCGTCGTCGCCGGGATGGACGCGGCACTGCCGACTGTCGTCGCCGGCCTCACGCACAGCGCGTTGATCGCCGTGCCGACGTCGGTTGGCTACGGCGTCGCGGCCGGCGGTCACACGGCCCTGAACGCCATCCTTGCAAGCTGTTCGCCAGGTATCGCGACAGTCAATATCGACAACGGATTTGGCGCGGCGTGCGCCGCTTTGCGCATCGTCCACATGATGGATCGCGCTGTCGCACAGGTGGCAATCGCATCCGGCGAAGCGTCACCGCTTTCGGAGGAGTCCTGA
- a CDS encoding sorbosone dehydrogenase family protein: protein MRQFKTLVALALLPLAGCALGPSSPSDNAFGASPPIPAPESTLIPMVNIAPAQPRPAGFMPTAPAGFAVTAFASDLAHPRWLYVLPNGDVLVAESDAPQEHDAGSGLFGWIRKQVMKRAGAGVPSPDRIVLLRDSNGSGVAQIRTEFLRGLHSPFGMALIGNQLYVADTDALLRFDYETGMTSITSPATKVADLPAGPINHHWTKNILADRSGKHLFITVGSNSNAAENGVAAEQDRARILEFDVDSGRLRPYATGLRNANGLSWQPDSGALWTTVNERDDLGNDLVPDYMTAVKEGAFYGFPYSYYGQHVDSRVKPQRPDLVATAIAPDYALGNHTASLGLVFYNRTLFPAHYRGGAFIGQHGSWNRKPRTGYKVVFVPFAQGKPDGPPEDFLSGFLTSDGHAVGRPVGVALDAHGALLVADDVGNAVWRVSPRLDPTSTQFNPAAR from the coding sequence ATGCGGCAATTCAAAACTCTGGTTGCGTTGGCGCTACTCCCGCTAGCGGGCTGCGCGCTCGGGCCGTCGAGTCCGAGCGATAACGCGTTCGGCGCATCGCCGCCCATTCCGGCGCCGGAATCCACCCTGATCCCGATGGTCAACATCGCGCCTGCTCAGCCTCGACCCGCCGGTTTCATGCCCACCGCTCCCGCCGGGTTCGCGGTCACCGCATTCGCTAGCGACCTGGCGCATCCGCGCTGGTTATATGTGCTGCCCAACGGCGACGTACTGGTGGCCGAAAGCGACGCACCGCAAGAGCACGACGCCGGAAGCGGCCTGTTCGGCTGGATCCGGAAACAGGTGATGAAGCGTGCCGGGGCCGGCGTGCCAAGCCCGGATCGCATCGTGCTGCTTCGCGACTCCAACGGCAGTGGGGTCGCCCAGATCCGTACGGAGTTTCTGCGCGGGCTGCACTCGCCTTTTGGAATGGCGCTCATCGGCAATCAACTGTACGTTGCGGACACGGACGCGCTATTGCGCTTCGACTATGAGACCGGGATGACGTCGATCACGAGCCCGGCAACGAAAGTCGCCGATCTGCCCGCCGGCCCGATCAACCATCACTGGACGAAAAATATTCTGGCCGACCGCTCGGGCAAGCATCTGTTCATCACAGTGGGATCGAACAGCAACGCAGCGGAAAACGGCGTCGCAGCAGAACAGGATCGAGCTCGAATACTTGAATTCGACGTGGACAGTGGCCGCCTGCGGCCCTATGCAACGGGCTTGCGCAACGCGAATGGACTATCCTGGCAGCCAGACAGCGGCGCTTTGTGGACCACGGTCAACGAGCGGGACGATCTCGGCAACGATCTCGTCCCCGACTACATGACAGCGGTGAAAGAGGGGGCTTTCTATGGCTTTCCTTATAGCTATTATGGTCAGCATGTCGACAGCCGGGTCAAACCGCAACGCCCTGACCTGGTCGCAACGGCCATTGCACCGGATTATGCGCTCGGCAACCATACAGCATCGCTAGGTCTCGTCTTCTACAACCGCACGCTGTTTCCCGCGCATTACCGGGGAGGCGCATTCATCGGCCAGCATGGATCATGGAACCGCAAGCCTCGCACGGGTTACAAGGTCGTCTTCGTGCCGTTTGCGCAAGGAAAGCCCGACGGCCCACCCGAGGACTTTCTCAGCGGCTTTCTCACGTCGGACGGCCACGCGGTAGGCCGCCCTGTCGGTGTGGCGCTCGACGCGCACGGCGCATTGCTGGTAGCGGACGACGTCGGCAATGCGGTTTGGCGGGTTTCGCCGCGCCTCGACCCGACCTCGACGCAGTTCAATCCGGCGGCCAGATGA
- a CDS encoding cytochrome b: MVKVNEGARPAYDTVARALHWLTVLLVAVQFTIGWTMPDVHKDTRPVDLIAWHLAVGSALLAVVVVRVIWRLSHKPAPEDLSPPLRVISGITHFLLYAALIVVPLLGWINASSRGWTVRLLGVVPYPSLSAPGSAFGHEMGDVHGKLAWILFALIVLHIAAALFHRFVLRDHVLQRMLPGVLSSGRRETNWND; encoded by the coding sequence GTGGTCAAAGTCAACGAAGGTGCACGACCGGCATACGACACGGTCGCCCGCGCGCTCCATTGGCTTACTGTCCTACTGGTCGCCGTGCAGTTCACGATTGGCTGGACCATGCCCGATGTCCACAAGGATACGCGGCCAGTTGATTTGATCGCGTGGCACCTCGCGGTAGGCTCGGCGCTTCTCGCCGTGGTGGTGGTCAGGGTGATCTGGAGGCTAAGCCATAAGCCGGCGCCCGAGGACTTGTCGCCGCCATTGCGGGTGATCTCCGGCATCACGCATTTTCTTCTCTACGCCGCCTTGATTGTCGTGCCGTTGCTGGGCTGGATCAACGCTTCTTCGCGCGGGTGGACGGTACGCCTGCTCGGGGTCGTGCCGTATCCGTCACTGAGCGCTCCGGGCTCGGCGTTTGGCCACGAGATGGGCGACGTGCACGGCAAACTGGCCTGGATCCTTTTCGCGCTGATCGTATTGCATATCGCAGCGGCGCTATTCCATCGGTTTGTTCTGCGAGACCACGTTTTGCAGCGGATGCTGCCAGGCGTTCTGTCCTCAGGAAGGCGCGAGACCAACTGGAATGACTAG
- a CDS encoding multicopper oxidase domain-containing protein — protein sequence MRSIRWFAALLACVASCGWLTAFAQPISGDTRSFVDLGNPKAALGVAEATLFARPDCGVSVFPVNGTTSVTLNVSYATYRLYNPSTDAYDTLNMRAYNGCPLGTTVNVTPGGTLNVHVANHLPPESVATCPPDAPHDTPHCFNTVNLHTHGMHVSPSGHSDNVFVALPPGTSFDYSYQIPRNHPAGTFWYHSHSHGSTAIDVSSGLEGVLIVRGNRTAAQRAANDGIADIDTILHGAQTKAAFREHVLMFQQVEYGCFDNASPSAAPLADPTTFEWICPRGTVGELRNYSHQLNFVADPRPGHAGQFNTTWAISGRYTQINGKVQPVFPSTHERVPAGEIQRLRLVHGGNRDTINVKIVRAIVAPTEASNDAYEDSHLDSTTAQAMSLLAGNRSKASQATTLDTLCSGEVVKQVEIAVDGLTRNAMVEKDVTTLNPGYRSDVLVAFPRPGLYCILDEAAEASTTINYRPNAGNVKDRRLLSFARVGTGTDIPDYATDGAGHTKYWQYVRNRLVEANSDLPADVLADLRHLDTHVFAPHKPIEGPVHVKTPTTFDVAVTNGALQFMIDGHTYDPSRVDYAATLGTADEWQLTATAAGGHVFHIHVNPFEVIDIRNASGKSIFDTSGACTADEIATGDLEYCALHGVFLDTLFLKPGYTVLTRTRYEDFTGEFVMHCHILDHEDAGMMQNIEVLSPANALISRLTTPIAAAGARVQSWMRQAAGKRPDIDLALNAPICRAGNRVQVATQP from the coding sequence ATGCGGTCCATTCGATGGTTTGCCGCTCTTCTCGCGTGCGTGGCGTCCTGTGGCTGGCTTACCGCATTCGCTCAACCCATATCCGGTGACACGCGTTCGTTCGTTGATCTGGGTAATCCGAAGGCGGCGCTCGGCGTTGCGGAGGCCACGCTCTTCGCGCGTCCCGATTGCGGCGTCAGTGTGTTCCCGGTGAACGGCACGACGTCGGTGACGCTCAATGTAAGCTATGCGACCTATCGTTTGTACAACCCGTCTACCGACGCGTACGACACGTTGAACATGCGCGCTTACAACGGCTGCCCGCTTGGGACCACGGTGAACGTGACACCAGGCGGGACGCTCAATGTTCACGTGGCCAATCATCTCCCGCCCGAATCGGTCGCGACGTGTCCGCCGGATGCGCCTCATGACACGCCCCATTGCTTCAATACGGTCAACCTGCATACCCATGGCATGCATGTGTCGCCATCGGGACATTCGGACAATGTTTTTGTCGCATTGCCGCCGGGCACGTCTTTCGATTACAGCTATCAGATACCGCGCAACCACCCGGCGGGTACATTCTGGTATCACTCGCATTCCCATGGATCGACAGCGATCGACGTGTCGAGCGGCCTCGAGGGTGTGCTGATCGTGCGAGGGAATCGCACGGCGGCGCAGCGCGCGGCCAACGACGGCATCGCCGATATCGACACGATTCTGCATGGCGCCCAGACGAAAGCCGCGTTTCGCGAGCATGTCCTGATGTTCCAGCAGGTCGAATATGGCTGCTTCGACAACGCCTCGCCGAGCGCCGCGCCGCTTGCCGACCCGACCACATTCGAATGGATTTGCCCGCGAGGAACGGTCGGCGAGCTTCGCAACTATTCACACCAGCTCAACTTCGTCGCCGATCCGCGGCCCGGACACGCGGGTCAGTTCAACACGACATGGGCTATCTCAGGCCGTTACACGCAGATCAACGGAAAAGTGCAACCGGTCTTTCCGTCCACGCACGAGCGCGTACCGGCGGGTGAAATCCAGCGCTTGCGACTCGTGCATGGTGGCAATCGCGATACGATCAACGTGAAGATCGTGCGCGCGATAGTCGCGCCAACCGAAGCCTCGAACGATGCCTACGAGGACAGCCATCTCGACAGCACGACCGCGCAGGCCATGTCGCTGCTCGCCGGCAATCGCAGCAAAGCAAGCCAGGCCACGACGCTCGACACCCTGTGCAGCGGAGAGGTCGTCAAGCAGGTGGAAATCGCCGTTGACGGGCTGACCCGCAACGCGATGGTGGAAAAGGACGTCACGACGCTAAACCCCGGTTACCGTAGCGACGTGCTCGTCGCATTCCCTCGCCCCGGGCTCTACTGCATCCTCGACGAAGCGGCCGAGGCGTCCACGACAATCAACTATCGGCCGAACGCAGGCAATGTGAAAGACCGCCGCCTGCTGTCGTTTGCGCGCGTCGGCACGGGTACGGACATCCCCGACTACGCGACCGACGGTGCCGGTCATACGAAGTATTGGCAGTATGTGCGCAACCGGCTGGTCGAAGCCAACAGCGATTTGCCTGCCGACGTGCTCGCGGACCTGCGCCACCTCGATACGCATGTGTTCGCACCGCACAAGCCGATCGAGGGGCCTGTCCACGTAAAGACACCGACCACATTCGACGTCGCCGTAACAAACGGCGCGCTGCAATTCATGATCGACGGCCACACATACGATCCGTCACGCGTCGACTACGCAGCGACGCTCGGCACCGCCGACGAGTGGCAACTGACGGCGACCGCAGCGGGCGGCCATGTATTCCATATTCACGTGAATCCATTCGAAGTGATCGATATCCGCAACGCCAGCGGCAAGTCGATCTTCGACACGAGCGGCGCGTGTACGGCCGATGAGATCGCCACGGGCGATCTCGAATACTGTGCGCTGCACGGTGTGTTTCTCGACACGCTGTTTCTCAAGCCTGGCTATACGGTTCTGACGCGCACCCGCTACGAGGATTTCACCGGCGAATTTGTCATGCATTGCCATATCCTCGATCACGAAGACGCCGGCATGATGCAAAACATCGAGGTGTTATCGCCGGCCAACGCGTTGATATCGCGCCTCACGACGCCCATTGCTGCCGCCGGCGCACGCGTCCAATCGTGGATGAGGCAGGCGGCAGGAAAGCGACCCGATATCGATCTTGCACTCAACGCTCCCATTTGCCGCGCGGGCAACCGCGTACAGGTGGCCACGCAGCCATAG